From a region of the Salvelinus alpinus chromosome 2, SLU_Salpinus.1, whole genome shotgun sequence genome:
- the LOC139559152 gene encoding major facilitator superfamily domain-containing protein 4A-like isoform X1: MLVDNRVWALFKGHWQHTLTYWSVFFSFGLCIAFLGPTILDLRCQTQSTLQEITWVFFAQQLFLMLGSALGGLFKKTLRCSLSALFVSSLVISVVFAIIPLCHHVLMLAVAMAISGTAMGVIDTIANLQLVKLYQKDSAIFLQVLHFFIGLGALVSPLVADPFLSEGSCVLGGNMTANSSTDLHHLRSSLAGKGTTPLHNVSHHYHLHTEGIITTNVSYAFWIMALINLPVPVAVYVLMYRERLFPCSDHSPRLLDKEKNSQKNQQDHNIQGHGGLFGCCNYADVKDRPASYFLLYILGGAVLFITDGIIICSLTQGSYTGFIYTYAVSPPLSLPHKTAGCLTSVFWASVTVGRLASIYLSYRYTQQRLISVSLAGMMAVQCLLLILYSSPVFLFMGTCVLGLFISSVFPCMVALTEDMVNYKGCATTVLVTSAGTGEMVLQLLTGQLIHSKGSYSFMLVGMISSCIGFTVFLGLLYIQHLHRSSQAATSKEITMTEKPSSE; encoded by the exons ATGTTAGTAGATAATCGTGTCTGGGCTCTGTTCAAGGGTCACTGGCAGCACACACTGACTTACTGGAGCGTTTTCTTCAGTTTCGGGCTGTGTATCGCGTTCCTGGGGCCGACCATCCTGGACCTGAGGTGTCAGACTCAGTCCACTCTGCAGGAGATCACCTGGGTCTTCTTCGCCCAACAGCTCTTCCTCATGCTGGGGAGCGCCCTTGGAGGACTCTTCAAGAAGAC GCTCCGCTGCTCCCTCTCAGCTCTCTTCGTCTCCAGTCTTGTCATCTCCGTGGTGTTTGCCATCATCCCACTTTGCCACCATGTGCTGATGCTGGCTGTTGCCATGGCGATATCTGGCACGGCAATGGGGGTGATTGACACCATCGCCAACCTGCAACTGGTGAAGCTCTACCAGAAAGACTCAGCCATTTTCCTACAG GTCCTGCATTTCTTCATAGGGCTGGGAGCGTTGGTCAGTCCCCTGGTAGCAGACCCATTCCTGTCAGAGGGGAGTTGTGTTCTGGGGGGGAACATGACAGCCAACTCCTCCACTGACCTCCATCACCTCCGCAGCTCCCTGGCAGGTAAGGGGACAACCCCTCTGCACAACGTATCCCACCACTACCACCTCCACACAGAGGGCATCATCACCACCAATGTGTCCTACGCATTCTGGATCATGGCTCTTATCAAT CTGCCTGTACCAGTAGCAGTGTATGTGTTGATGTACCGTGAGAGGCTGTTCCCCTGCTCGGACCACAGCCCACGTCTACTGGACAAGGAGAAAAACTCACAGAAGAACCAACAGGACCACAATATCCAGG GTCACGGGGGTTTGTTTGGCTGCTGTAACTATGCTGATGTGAAGGATCGCCCTGCCTCCTATTTCCTCCTCTACATTCTGGGCGGAGCCGTGCTCTTCATCACTGACGGCATAATA ATTTGTTCTCTTACACAGGGTTCTTACACAGGATTCATTTACACCTACGCagtgtctcctcccctctctctgcctcacaaGACAGCAGGCTGTCTGACCAGTGTGTTCTGGGCGTCCGTCACCGTGGGCAGACTGGCGTCTATATATCTGTCATACAGATACACACAACAACGACTAATCTCGGTCAGCCTG GCAGGGATGATGGCAGTGCAGTGTCTGCTGTTGATCCTGTACTCCAGCCCTGTGTTCCTCTTCATGGGGACATGTGTGTTAGGCCTCTTCATCAGCAGTGTGTTCCCCTGCATGGTGGCCCTCACAGAAGACATGGTCAACTATAAAg GGTGTGCCACTACTGTCCTGGTGACCAGTGCTGGTACAGGAGAGATGGTGCTGCAGCTTCTCACGGGACAG TTGATCCACAGTAAAGGCAGTTATAGTTTCATGTTGGTTGGTATGATATCATCCTGCATCGGATTCACAGTATTCCTGGGCCTACTCTACATCCAGCATCTACACA
- the LOC139559152 gene encoding major facilitator superfamily domain-containing protein 4A-like isoform X2 has product MLVDNRVWALFKGHWQHTLTYWSVFFSFGLCIAFLGPTILDLRCQTQSTLQEITWVFFAQQLFLMLGSALGGLFKKTLRCSLSALFVSSLVISVVFAIIPLCHHVLMLAVAMAISGTAMGVIDTIANLQLVKLYQKDSAIFLQVLHFFIGLGALVSPLVADPFLSEGSCVLGGNMTANSSTDLHHLRSSLAGKGTTPLHNVSHHYHLHTEGIITTNVSYAFWIMALINLPVPVAVYVLMYRERLFPCSDHSPRLLDKEKNSQKNQQDHNIQGHGGLFGCCNYADVKDRPASYFLLYILGGAVLFITDGIIGSYTGFIYTYAVSPPLSLPHKTAGCLTSVFWASVTVGRLASIYLSYRYTQQRLISVSLAGMMAVQCLLLILYSSPVFLFMGTCVLGLFISSVFPCMVALTEDMVNYKGCATTVLVTSAGTGEMVLQLLTGQLIHSKGSYSFMLVGMISSCIGFTVFLGLLYIQHLHRSSQAATSKEITMTEKPSSE; this is encoded by the exons ATGTTAGTAGATAATCGTGTCTGGGCTCTGTTCAAGGGTCACTGGCAGCACACACTGACTTACTGGAGCGTTTTCTTCAGTTTCGGGCTGTGTATCGCGTTCCTGGGGCCGACCATCCTGGACCTGAGGTGTCAGACTCAGTCCACTCTGCAGGAGATCACCTGGGTCTTCTTCGCCCAACAGCTCTTCCTCATGCTGGGGAGCGCCCTTGGAGGACTCTTCAAGAAGAC GCTCCGCTGCTCCCTCTCAGCTCTCTTCGTCTCCAGTCTTGTCATCTCCGTGGTGTTTGCCATCATCCCACTTTGCCACCATGTGCTGATGCTGGCTGTTGCCATGGCGATATCTGGCACGGCAATGGGGGTGATTGACACCATCGCCAACCTGCAACTGGTGAAGCTCTACCAGAAAGACTCAGCCATTTTCCTACAG GTCCTGCATTTCTTCATAGGGCTGGGAGCGTTGGTCAGTCCCCTGGTAGCAGACCCATTCCTGTCAGAGGGGAGTTGTGTTCTGGGGGGGAACATGACAGCCAACTCCTCCACTGACCTCCATCACCTCCGCAGCTCCCTGGCAGGTAAGGGGACAACCCCTCTGCACAACGTATCCCACCACTACCACCTCCACACAGAGGGCATCATCACCACCAATGTGTCCTACGCATTCTGGATCATGGCTCTTATCAAT CTGCCTGTACCAGTAGCAGTGTATGTGTTGATGTACCGTGAGAGGCTGTTCCCCTGCTCGGACCACAGCCCACGTCTACTGGACAAGGAGAAAAACTCACAGAAGAACCAACAGGACCACAATATCCAGG GTCACGGGGGTTTGTTTGGCTGCTGTAACTATGCTGATGTGAAGGATCGCCCTGCCTCCTATTTCCTCCTCTACATTCTGGGCGGAGCCGTGCTCTTCATCACTGACGGCATAATA GGTTCTTACACAGGATTCATTTACACCTACGCagtgtctcctcccctctctctgcctcacaaGACAGCAGGCTGTCTGACCAGTGTGTTCTGGGCGTCCGTCACCGTGGGCAGACTGGCGTCTATATATCTGTCATACAGATACACACAACAACGACTAATCTCGGTCAGCCTG GCAGGGATGATGGCAGTGCAGTGTCTGCTGTTGATCCTGTACTCCAGCCCTGTGTTCCTCTTCATGGGGACATGTGTGTTAGGCCTCTTCATCAGCAGTGTGTTCCCCTGCATGGTGGCCCTCACAGAAGACATGGTCAACTATAAAg GGTGTGCCACTACTGTCCTGGTGACCAGTGCTGGTACAGGAGAGATGGTGCTGCAGCTTCTCACGGGACAG TTGATCCACAGTAAAGGCAGTTATAGTTTCATGTTGGTTGGTATGATATCATCCTGCATCGGATTCACAGTATTCCTGGGCCTACTCTACATCCAGCATCTACACA